The genomic region ACTCTACACACAGACTTTACAGTGTCTCTGCAGTGAGGGTGGAGTCCCAGCCTCAACCTTCGCTCCACTCCTCCGGAGGCTCTGCTGCCACGACCATGAGGCCGTCCCCTGCGATGTCTTCCGCTACGGCGTGCTCACCTGTGCTGTTTTCTCAGACTACATCAGACAGGCTCAGAGGCTTTACGCTGAGGTGTGCTGCCCAGCTGAGGGGCCTGCCTCTCGGAGGCTGTGCCTGAACGTGCTGGGGACCTTAAAGGAAGCCTTGGAAACCTCACAGGGCTGCGACACTTACTACTGTGTTAATGCTAACACTAAAGCTAATACATCTCTGGAGGCTAATTTGAAAGCGATCCGCTATTTGCAGGCCAGTGCCAAGATCTCCCCTCTCAGGCTGGCCCAGACTATGGCTGGAGCACAGACGCTGGGGCCCGGTGGCGACATGGACGCAAAGGAATTTGAAGACGCAGCTGCAGAGCTGTTCATCGCTCGAGTCAAATTTGTATCTTaacttagttcttaaataaatAACAAGCCACACTGTGTAGTAGTTTATGAAGTTACCTGTTACAGACCGCTGCCAAAACaagcaaataaaacaaacattgatCCAGATTGGCTGAATGTTTTTGAATGTGTTTTGCAGCAACTTTTCTAGAAGATTTCAAGCCTTAGGAATTTGTATTAGTTCTAAAGCTAATTTCTAAAACTCCATCTCAGCATGGGTCGACATTTTGTCTGCTTTattgattaaaaaaatacattaaatgggATTATTCAATCTGTGAAAAGCATCTTTAAAGGCATGAAATGGAAATGATCAAAATGGTAATTGATGACATTCCTTTTAGTATCTGTTTTGACCACACAGTCAACGTGGAGCAACATGGAGGACCTAAAGTCAAAGATGGAAGCACAGAGAGGACATTCAGGTGTGCTACAGATGTCTTCttggttttgtgttttattttaaacCTCACAATGGCCTGTGTGAGTTTGACTGCATTGTTTCTACCATTACACAGATGGTAAAACTTTATATTAAGGATTCCTTTATAAACGTCACCTAGTGcatcattaagcattaataacTACTGAGTGTCCTTACGTTTAGGACAAAGGGCTGTGGGGgtatctgcttagtaatgcattacttaatttTAATATTAAGATTGAGCAGTTGTTAATATGTTATTCAGTAGTTTATTAATGGTTAGTAATGtattaagtaatgttaataaaaaggactcttattgtaaagtgttaacaCACAGATTAAAATGTAACTGATAACCTTGAACATGATCAAAGGTTCCAAAGGTGTAGTTTTCTAAGTTGGGATCAATGCCCCTTTTTTTGGTCCCAAAGCACTAAGTTTGGAGTCTTGAGATGATTTAGAGATAGCCCAAATAATGTGATATTATGCAaatttgacttgcttttagcaccccctagtgtccgttagtaaAAGCAAACTTGAAACTTTCCTCAACATGCTTTTgtcttttaaacaccttaatctaactgctgaaatgtctcctccgccttcattagtttctacaagagcggtttcattaaccctgtaaagggtcgttttagcacattagctcaagaaaattttaaaatacaaaaatgtcGCATAGCATGCCTTTAGTTGAGGTCTTTGTTTAAAATAGACAAAACATTTTTTGTATAGCATATGCACCATGTAGGATTCTTATTTTgattaaatactatcatactctaCAGACATGTATGTTgcaagaaagttgcaggttcaaaacctgcctgtgcctttctgtgtggagttagcatgttctcctcattgtctgatttttttttcttggtgcTCCAGCTTCCTCTCACAGGCCTAAAATGTGCATGTCAGGTTGATcaatggcccaatcccaatactttcACTGCATcctacggtcttctgtgaagtaCAATTGGAGGAAGTGTACAGTAAGGCTTCAAatgcgtggtacacaagtgtgcaattaATTGCCAAATTGGGACAGGGAGCGTTGCGTTATTgactgcaaagcatgctgggacgtTGGTCGCTGTGCTACTTTTTTTTCAAAACCTTTTTTATTAACGTTCATACAACAACTTAATAATTTGAAATAAATGTACattaattgctgctttgtctaaagcaTTCAGAGTATCAACTAATCGCCCTAAAATCAActgctttcattagaaaatacatattttcagaaaagacacttgagccttttctcctgcagcaatggattgtgggcaaTACACTTCACCCAAGGTCCGCATCGATGGGGACTTGGGATAAGTGCAAataaagggtgcaaaaggggcatgatcaacttctgcacttgagaatcgggacactatGAACTCACACCCCTGGCCGGGATCACGCAATTGAAGGTTGCAAgcgtggaagtgtgagtattggcaTTGGGTCTATGACTCAATTGACCCTAGGTGTGAGCGAATGTGTTATtagttgtttgtctctgtgttggactggcgacctgtccagggtgtcccccacctcttGCCTGATcactgctggagatagacaccagctcTTTGTAACTCTACTGAGGATGAAAAGGTTAAGATGATGGATGTTTTAGTTGCTGATAGTGGTCTTCCTCAGGTGGCATGCAACTTGTCTCCATTAGCTGTTTTTCCACTTTGGGTAAAATAATCGATTGAATAATTTGCATCTCCTGGAATAAAATATACATGAGAGGAACAGAAAGAACATCAAACAGAATGTTAAAAGAAATTAACCTAAAAGAATGGGAAAACCTCTATTTAGCCATATGCAAAAAAAAGTGATCACATTATGGACTGAGAGAATGGGACAATCAGAAAACACCAGATACCAATCCTAGATTACAAAAGGCAATTAAGAGCAGGAAATTAGCCCAATGGATGATCAGCTGGGACAAGGGGACCATCCAGCTCTTCCACATCTGGGATCCAATTCTCCAGAATACGTCTGTCAGTGGTGGGTGAGGCCAACCTGGTGGACCTGACAGATCTGCTGACATCAAAACCTGGCAACATGTCAGAGGAACACTGCTGTCAACAGGagatcggtccaagatggtgacGTGAGAGGTTAGTTTTTTCTGTGCTCGGTATCCAAAGTGCAGTTAACTTGAAAGGCTATATTGTGCACAGAATTTTTGACCCTTTTCAAACTGACCGCTGATTTATATAACTTTTGAAGACCTTTTTACAACATGTCAGCCACAGGGAAAAGAAGAAATAGCGCTAGGAAACCAGACTTGATAGCGGCTGCTGCTGGCGAGGACACCGTCAATGCTCTACTCGATAACTGCCACAATTATGCTGCTGTCAGCTCCATGACATTAACAACAGATGATTTTGAGGACTTTCCTCCTCTCCCCTGTACTCCAGTGAAGCCTCCTACTAAAAAAGGTAAAAGTGAATCATCTGACGATATTGTTGGAGCGCTTTCCAAGCTAATTAACACATGTTCCGACGAGCTAAAAAGTCTGATTCAGTTGAATGCAGCTCAAATCCTAAACCTGAAATGTGAGGTGGAGAACGTCTGCAAACACATGACGGAGGTGCAGGTTAAAGTGACACGTCTCGAAGATTCTTttgagaaagaaaagaaagttctAGTGCCGTAGAGTCTCGTGTCACTGAAATGGAGAGGTATTCTAGAAGATGGAACCTGAAGCTGCATGGAATCTCCGAGACCGTTGAAGACAAGGATCTTCGCCAGAAGGTTATCCAGATATGTTGCAATATCCCACCATCTACCTTCGAAAAGCTCCCTGAAGCCACAGATATTGTTCATCGTCTTGGTTCCAAGAAATCCAATAATATTAGAAGTGTCTTGCTACAGTTTTCTTCTCGGAACAGCAGAGCAGAAATATGGGCTGCTGCGAAGAATTCATCTTTTCTTCGAGATAACCACCTGTGCTTCACCGAGGATCTCTGCAAAACTGACAAGGAAAACAGGATGAAACTCTGGCCTCTTGTGGAGAAAGCTCGAAAGGAAGGAAAAGCTGCCTATTTTGTAGGTGGTCATGCTTTCATTGAAAAGAAAGAAGTTTTACCCCAAATGTAGGTCATGAGATGTTTTCTGGCTGACATGTGTTCCATTACGTCATGTTAATATATTTTATGATGGGTTAAATATATGTTAAAGTTGCCATTAAGGCTGATGTTTACATGGATGCCGTTCTCAAGAAATAGAGACATTTATTGTTAGAATCTGCTGGCTTTATCGATCGTTTTCTGAAAGTCCAACTGTCTTTGTCTATTGTTTCGTTAAATGCCAAGGGTTTGAGGAATTGTTTGAAGTGCAAAGcgctatttttatttgccaaaaaGTGCAGAACCGACTTATACTTTTTCCAGGAAACTCATTCTGTTGCTGAAGATATGTCTTTTTGGAAAACTCAGTGGGGTaatgatgtttttattttctcatgGTTCTCAACACTCAGCTGGGGTATGTACATTCAAGAATCTATTTACAGGACAGGTTTTGCATACAGATGCTGATTCAAATGGTCATTTTATCTGTCAGGTAATGGTTTTATGCAATAATATTTTTATAATCGTTAATATCTATGGGTTTAATGCTACTGCTGATAACAATAATTTACTAGAAAAAATTGAAGAAAAAATACTTCTTTGGACAACCAGAAATCCTAATGCTTACTTATTATTAGGTGGAGACTTTAATGTAGTTCTGGATAATGCCTTAGACGGACGGCTATCTGGGCAAACTAGCAGTGCCAGTAAGGACCTGAAGCTTTTAATGCAGAGGTTTAATTTAATAGACATCTGGAGAGAAACAAACCCTAATACACAATCTTACACATGGGCCAATAAACAGAGATCTCATTTATCCCGTATAGACTTGGCTTATCCCCAAAGAATTTAAAAACAAGTCGAATGCTAATATTCTCTCCACACCATTGACTGACCATAAAGCGATCGAGTCAAAAAATTTCCTAAGCCCTCAATCTAATTGCTTTACCAATGCTTACTGGAAACTG from Nothobranchius furzeri strain GRZ-AD chromosome 18, NfurGRZ-RIMD1, whole genome shotgun sequence harbors:
- the tpgs1 gene encoding tubulin polyglutamylase complex subunit 1 isoform X2 — protein: MSDKEKRRSTALPSGMPTGKSVKSDGDHDFLAQAGVGDLLLGAILKMVEARSDDPIGFLADHFCNLASVTDSGSAAGCGEEDPQNSGSASAGAQEQQRLNRALWHLRLAHHSQRSAFSNNVRVAYDLLNLTGCKKQVDKAPEGSDGSSTDSSTSAGGGVRGGLYTQTLQCLCSEGGVPASTFAPLLRRLCCHDHEAVPCDVFRYGVLTCAVFSDYIRQAQRLYAEVCCPAEGPASRRLCLNVLGTLKEALETSQGCDTYYCVNANTKANTSLEANLKAIRYLQASAKISPLRLAQTMAGAQTLGPGGDMDAKEFEDAAAELFIARVKFVS